In Paroedura picta isolate Pp20150507F chromosome 1, Ppicta_v3.0, whole genome shotgun sequence, the following are encoded in one genomic region:
- the MSH5 gene encoding mutS protein homolog 5, with amino-acid sequence MVILAIQNLILSPYLYSFTSNCEHSSVLNRTIQPSHTELTKMSATATAATYCQSPPMPLSDQESDQGQSKIYMCVLWFAGDLGITYYDTGDCSIYFMSDTPDSEDLKLLHKVIDEVLPQCILSSAKQDYALAKFLNNISATEGDNQEGGKPEVVFYPNTDFSLEVSKQRILSKQFPFIPSHMTAAEKILYLSSIIPFESPLIIRALGGLLKFLDRKRVGVELEDRSIGVPILAFKKFVLTDTVHMDQDTYSVLQIFKSEVHPSVYKHASGKKEGLSLYGILNHCRCKWGEKLMRLWLMRPTRNVTELNKRLDVIQFFLLARNHETVLTLQECLKNIKNVPMILRRMTLSNTKVSDWQALYKTVYSAICLRDTCRSLPSTIELFQSISQVFTDDLHYIASLISKVVDFEASISENRFTVRPNVDPIIDEKKRKLMGLSDFLTDVARKELQDLDKKIPSCSVIYIPLIGFLLSIPQLPTMVDKSEFEMEGLDFLFLSEEKLHYRSARTKELDSMLGDLHCEIRDQETLLMYQLQTKILEKSAVLNNVIEYIAQLDVLLSLTVMARENGYTRPHFSHSQIIRIKDGRHPLMELCAKTFVPNSVDSNETSGWIKILTGPNSSGKSIYLKQVGLITFMALIGSYVPAAEAEIGAVDGIYTRIHSRESVSLGLSTFMIDLNQIAKAVNNATERSLVLIDEFGKGTNTVDGLSLLAAVLKYWIRQATQCPHIFVATNFHSLIQLRLLPDTSIVQYLTMDTHQDGDELVFFYRIKEGVSTVSHAANIAALAGMPPKLIARGVEVSDLLRNGKPIARTDHSSKEKQLESCKSLVDKFLSLDLDDPQLDLKEFMNQEVLTSASAIL; translated from the coding sequence CCTTCCCACACAGAGCTGACAAAAATGAGTGCCACAGCTACGGCCGCCACCTACTGCCAGTCTCCACCAATGCCTCTGTCTGACCAAGAGAGTGACCAAGGGCAGTCTAAGATCTACATGTGTGTGTTGTGGTTTGCTGGAGACCTGGGAATCACTTATTATGACACTGGAGACTGCTCAATCTATTTCATGTCTGACACACCAGACAGTGAAGACCTCAAGCTCCTTCACAAAGTAATTGATGAAGTACTTCCCCAGTGCATATTAAGTAGTGCTAAGCAAGATTATGCCTTAGCCAAATTCTTAAACAATATAAGTGCCACCGAGGGGGACAACCAGGAAGGAGGAAAACCAGAGGTTGTCTTCTATCCAAATACAGATTTTAGTTTGGAAGTAAGCAAGCAAAGGATTCTGTCTAAGCAATTCCCCTTCATTCCCTCTCACATGACAGCAGCTGAGAAAATCCTCTATTTGTCCTCCATTATACCTTTTGAGAGCCCACTCATCATACGAGCATTGGGAGGACTATTAAAATTTCTTGACAGGAAAAGGGTTGGAGTTGAATTGGAAGACAGGAGTATTGGAGTGCCCATTCTGGCATTTAAAAAGTTTGTGTTGACAGATACAGTACATATGGATCAAGACACTTACAGTGTGCTGCAGATATTTAAAAGTGAAGTCCATCCTTCTGTATATAAGCATGCTAGTGGGAAAAAGGAAGGACTCAGTTTATACGGAATTCTGAACCACTGCAGGTGCAAGTGGGGAGAAAAGCTGATGAGACTCTGGCTGATGCGGCCTACCCGCAACGTGACAGAGTTGAACAAACGTCTTGATGTCATCCAGTTCTTCTTGTTGGCTCGGAATCATGAAACAGTTCTGACCTTACAAGAGTGcctcaaaaatattaaaaatgtaccGATGATTCTTAGAAGAATGACTCTTTCTAATACAAAGGTAAGTGACTGGCAGGCACTGTATAAAACTGTTTATAGTGCCATATGCCTCAGAGACACATGTCGCTCCTTGCCCAGCACAATTGAGCTTTTCCAGTCAATTTCTCAGGTCTTCACTGATGATCTGCACTACATTGCCAGTCTAATCAGCAAAGTGGTGGATTTTGAAGCTAGCATCTCAGAAAATCGCTTCACTGTCAGACCAAATGTAGATCCTATCATTGATGAAAAGAAACGGAAGCTAATGGGGCTCTCAGACTTCCTCACCGATGTGGCCCGAAAAGAACTGCAGGACTTAGATAAGAAGATTCCATCCTGTAGTGTTATTTATATTCCCTTAATAGGATTCCTGCTCTCAATCCCACAGCTGCCCACAATGGTGGATAAGAGTGAGTTTGAGATGGAGGGTCTAGATTTCCTGTTCTTATCAGAGGAAAAGTTGCACTACAGAAGTGCCAGGACCAAAGAACTGGACAGCATGCTTGGTGATCTGCATTGTGAGATAAGGGATCAGGAAACACTACTCATGTACCAGCTACAGACTAAGATACTGGAaaagtctgctgttcttaacaaTGTGATTGAATACATAGCACAGCTGGATGTGCTCCTGTCCCTGACAGTGATGGCCCGAGAGAATGGATATACCCGACCCCACTTTTCTCACTCTCAGATCATCCGCATTAAAGATGGAAGGCATCCACTTATGGAGCTGTGTGCAAAAACCTTTGTTCCAAATTCAGTGGACAGCAATGAAACCTCTGGCTGGATCAAGATCCTCACTGGGCCCAATTCATCCGGAAagagtatatatttaaaacaggTAGGCCTCATCACATTTATGGCTCTGATTGGCAGCTATGTTCCTGCTGCTGAGGCTGAGATAGGGGCAGTGGATGGAATCTACACAAGGATCCACAGTAGAGAGTCAGTATCTCTTGGACTGTCCACTTTCATGATTGATCTTAACCAAATTGCCAAGGCTGTGAACAATGCCACTGAAAGGTCCTTGGTGCTCATTGATGAATTTGGCAAAGGTACAAACACagtagatggcctctccctcctagCTGCCGTGCTAAAGTATTGGATCAGACAAGCAACCCAGTGTCCACACATTTTTGTTGCCACTAATTTCCACAGCTTGATACAGCTGAGACTTCTGCCAGACACTTCCATTGTGCAATACTTGACCATGGACACCCACCAAGATGGAGATGAGCTTGTGTTTTTTTATCGGATCAAAGAAGGTGTCTCCACTGTTAGCCATGCAGCTAATATTGCAGCTTTGGCTGGCATGCCTCCTAAACTAATTGCCCGAGGTGTAGAAGTATCAGATTTGCTCCGCAATGGGAAGCCTATTGCACGTACCGACCATTCTTCTAAAGAGAAACAGCTGGAAAGTTGCAAATCTCTAGTGGATAAATTCCTTTCCCTAGATCTTGATGACCCTCAGCTGGATTTAAAAGAGTTTATGAATCAAGAGGTGTTGACATCTGCATCTGCCATTCTTTAA